TCATCAGTCGGCGTCGACCTTGAGCGCACTCAGGCAGGATCGCAGATCGGCCACCCGATCCAGCAGGGCCAGGGGCTGGCTTTGCCGCAATCGTTCGGCCGGGTGGGCACCACCGGTCACGCCTATGGCCGGCATGCGCAGACTCCTGGCCATATCCAGGTCAAAGGTGGTATCACCCACCATCAGCGCATCGGCCGGTTCCAGACCGGTGTAATCGAGAATATCCTCGAGCATCTGGGGGTGGGGTTTGGAACGGGCCTCATCGGCACACCGGCTGGTGACAAAGTGACCGCTCACCGCCAGCTTGCCCATTACCCGATCCAGGCCGGCACGCCCTTTCCCGGTCGCCACCGCTGCCCAGATGCCTGCCCCGGCAAGATCCTCTAGCAGGGAATCGACGCCGGGAAACAGATCCCCTTCGTGAACGCCGGGATCAAGGTAATACCGACGATAGGCTTGCTGGAAAGCCTGCACGGCGGTTGGGGATGGTTCCGGCATGACGGTTTCCAGAGCCCGATCCAGGCTCAGGCCGATCACTGAGCGTACGGCTTCCGCGTCCGGTTCCACCCAGCCCAGCTCCCGCACCGCTGCCTGAACCGAGGCCACGATATGGCCGGTGGAATCCATCAACGTGCCATCCCAGTCGAAAATGACGATGCGCGGTTGCAGCTCGTTCATGACCGCTCCAGTTTCCCGAGAATGGCCTGCAGGTCCTCGTCCAGCGGCGCGTCTACCTGGATTCTCTGATGCTCGCGATCCGGGTGCTGAAACGCCAGCTGGCAGGCGTGCAGGAAGAGGCGCTTCACCCCCAGGGCATTGCTGGCCGCTTCACTGGCCGGCGTGGCATAGCGATTATCCGCTGCCAGCGGGTGACCGCTACTGGCCGCATGCACACGAACCTGGTGGGTGCGACCGGTCTCGAGCACAGCCTCGACCAGTGTCCAGTCCCGGTATACGGTCAGC
This is a stretch of genomic DNA from Natronospira bacteriovora. It encodes these proteins:
- a CDS encoding HAD-IA family hydrolase, with protein sequence MNELQPRIVIFDWDGTLMDSTGHIVASVQAAVRELGWVEPDAEAVRSVIGLSLDRALETVMPEPSPTAVQAFQQAYRRYYLDPGVHEGDLFPGVDSLLEDLAGAGIWAAVATGKGRAGLDRVMGKLAVSGHFVTSRCADEARSKPHPQMLEDILDYTGLEPADALMVGDTTFDLDMARSLRMPAIGVTGGAHPAERLRQSQPLALLDRVADLRSCLSALKVDAD